A window of the Bacillota bacterium genome harbors these coding sequences:
- a CDS encoding cyclic lactone autoinducer peptide: protein MRSFVIVALFVAAIGIKPASFIWWYQPEIQKEH, encoded by the coding sequence GTGAGGTCATTTGTAATAGTTGCATTGTTCGTAGCAGCTATAGGTATCAAGCCGGCAAGTTTTATCTGGTGGTATCAGCCGGAAATACAAAAGGAACATTAG
- a CDS encoding ABC transporter ATP-binding protein, translated as METQIKIIDTQHATRVLLWFAKPYLLSYFFVLALFLILSISNAASPYFMKLIVDEAIGHKDVRLLMLLLTAILITEIVRGVSDYLKDVQYTSLSQRIIGNIRHKAYANLTHKQAEYLTKQQTGDTIARLEADAAFLDAPLRSLASLLAESLTVIVISVLMVAINWRLYIVLLISFLVLFVVQRYFGKQISKLALTLREQIGKISAFLQESVSGMAELQLLGQEVFLQKKYQKQVLKQIDYTINFAKVMSGSKLSTGFIGAFALVFIFGFGSFSIFNNQLTIGGLMAFNVYFFRLFSSVSVLAHVNLDIQSSRAVFSRLSNLLEEPDCESSKETNGIRNSSCGLKGELEFNNVSFSYPGQELLIKDLSFKLNPGEFAVVQGPNGAGKTTIANLVVRKQDVSVGSITLGGKDLRLLPKDAVRRHVSIVPQEPFIIHGSIYENLCLGNDPSPELIDSALNLVGLREFVSNLSLGINTQVGERGCTLSSGQRQRLAIARALLRKQEILILDESTSALDYASEEALIRQLKTSLGDRILIVVTHRLALAKYADKVIKIGECSSMKMNVAECSKTDRGKVIC; from the coding sequence ATGGAGACCCAGATCAAAATAATCGATACACAGCATGCTACACGAGTGCTGTTATGGTTTGCAAAACCATATCTTCTTAGTTACTTTTTCGTTTTAGCCCTCTTCCTTATATTGAGCATTTCAAATGCTGCTTCCCCTTATTTTATGAAGCTAATCGTTGATGAAGCCATAGGCCATAAGGATGTTCGTTTACTCATGCTCCTATTGACTGCTATTTTAATAACCGAGATAGTCAGAGGGGTATCTGACTATCTCAAAGATGTGCAGTATACTTCTCTGAGTCAAAGAATTATCGGCAACATCAGGCATAAGGCTTATGCAAACTTAACCCATAAACAAGCAGAATATCTTACCAAGCAGCAGACTGGTGATACTATAGCTCGCCTTGAAGCTGACGCAGCGTTTCTTGATGCTCCTTTACGAAGTTTAGCTTCGTTGTTAGCGGAAAGTCTTACAGTGATAGTAATCAGTGTCCTTATGGTGGCGATTAATTGGCGCTTATACATAGTATTATTAATATCGTTTCTAGTTCTCTTTGTTGTTCAGCGGTATTTCGGTAAGCAAATTAGTAAGCTGGCACTGACGCTAAGAGAACAAATCGGTAAGATCAGCGCGTTTTTGCAGGAATCCGTAAGTGGCATGGCTGAGCTACAGCTGCTTGGGCAGGAGGTATTTCTTCAGAAAAAGTATCAGAAGCAAGTCTTGAAACAGATTGACTATACGATCAATTTTGCAAAAGTGATGAGCGGGTCCAAATTAAGTACCGGGTTTATTGGCGCCTTTGCGCTAGTGTTCATCTTTGGTTTTGGTAGCTTTTCAATATTTAATAATCAATTAACCATTGGTGGTTTAATGGCATTTAACGTATATTTTTTCCGTCTCTTTTCTTCTGTTAGCGTACTTGCACATGTCAATCTCGATATACAGTCAAGTCGAGCGGTGTTTAGCAGATTAAGCAATCTGCTGGAAGAGCCTGATTGCGAATCGTCTAAAGAAACCAATGGCATTCGGAATAGTAGCTGTGGATTGAAAGGTGAGCTTGAGTTTAACAATGTAAGCTTTAGCTATCCAGGACAGGAACTTCTGATTAAGGATTTGTCGTTTAAGCTTAATCCAGGGGAGTTTGCTGTTGTACAAGGTCCAAATGGTGCTGGCAAGACAACCATTGCAAATCTAGTTGTCAGGAAGCAGGATGTAAGCGTTGGCTCAATTACGCTTGGTGGGAAAGATCTACGCTTACTACCAAAAGATGCTGTAAGAAGGCATGTAAGCATAGTGCCTCAGGAGCCTTTTATCATACATGGTTCAATTTATGAAAATTTATGTCTTGGGAATGATCCTTCACCTGAACTAATTGATAGCGCCCTCAATCTTGTAGGCTTAAGAGAATTTGTTTCAAATTTATCATTGGGCATTAATACCCAAGTTGGCGAGCGAGGTTGTACGCTATCGAGTGGCCAAAGGCAAAGGCTTGCGATAGCAAGGGCGCTTTTACGGAAGCAAGAAATCTTGATCCTTGACGAATCCACGTCAGCTCTCGATTATGCCTCAGAAGAAGCACTGATAAGGCAACTCAAAACTTCTTTGGGAGACCGCATTTTAATCGTTGTAACACACCGCTTAGCGCT